Proteins from one Belonocnema kinseyi isolate 2016_QV_RU_SX_M_011 chromosome 8, B_treatae_v1, whole genome shotgun sequence genomic window:
- the LOC117178210 gene encoding esterase OVCA2 isoform X1: protein MTSPDKLRILAIHGYRQSDLTFRAKIGSLRKSLKKEVDFVFVKAPHKVPPLEEAAKEEDSETEGFGWWFNTEDRVFRAIVPSNLSVGFEESVALIEKTFEVSGPFDGLLGFSQGASFVSILCAMQEKKLSPIQFDFAILVSGFKSLCEPHAIYYKEVKFDLPTLHVYGEGDKIIPTTVAAELLELFSDPKKYFIHEGGHYVPGKKNIYNDFIQEMLAKKSARKETLN, encoded by the exons ATGACTAGTCCAGATAAATTACGA aTTCTAGCAATTCATGGATACCGTCAATCAGATTTGACTTTCAGAGCAAAAATCGGATCCCTGAGGAAGAGTTTGAAAAAGGAAgtagattttgtttttgtaaaagcTCCTCATAAAGTTCCACCTCTAGAAGAAGCTGCTAAAGAAGAAGATTCTGAAACAGAAG gatTTGGTTGGTGGTTCAATACTGAAGACAGAGTATTCAGGGCAATTGTACCCAGCAATTTATCAGTGGGTTTTGAAGAAAGCGTagctttaatagaaaaaacttttgaagtATCTGGCCCATTCGATGGATTGCTTGGATTCTCCCAAGGGGCATCATTCGTTTCTATTCTCTGTGCCATGCAAGAGAAAAAAc TTTCCCCCATACAGTTTGATTTTGCGATCCTGGTTTCCGGTTTTAAGTCACTTTGTGAGCCACACGCTATTTACTACAAAGAAGTAAAATTCGACTTACCAACTTTGCACGTTTATGGAGAGGGCGACAAAATAATTCCCACCA CAGTGGCAGCAGAGTTATTGGAACTATTTTCCGacccaaaaaagtattttatacaCGAAGGTGGTCACTACGTTccaggaaaaaaaaacatttataacgaTTTTATCCAGGAGATGTTAGCAAAAAAATCTGCTCGAAAAGAAACTCTCAATTAA
- the LOC117178210 gene encoding esterase OVCA2 isoform X2, whose protein sequence is MTSPDKLRILAIHGYRQSDLTFRAKIGSLRKSLKKEVDFVFVKAPHKVPPLEEAAKEEDSETEGFGWWFNTEDRVFRAIVPSNLSVGFEESVALIEKTFEVSGPFDGLLGFSQGASFVSILCAMQEKKLSPIQFDFAILVSGFKSLCEPHAIYYKEVKFDLPTLHVYGEGDKIIPTMAAELLELFSDPKKYFIHEGGHYVPGKKNIYNDFIQEMLAKKSARKETLN, encoded by the exons ATGACTAGTCCAGATAAATTACGA aTTCTAGCAATTCATGGATACCGTCAATCAGATTTGACTTTCAGAGCAAAAATCGGATCCCTGAGGAAGAGTTTGAAAAAGGAAgtagattttgtttttgtaaaagcTCCTCATAAAGTTCCACCTCTAGAAGAAGCTGCTAAAGAAGAAGATTCTGAAACAGAAG gatTTGGTTGGTGGTTCAATACTGAAGACAGAGTATTCAGGGCAATTGTACCCAGCAATTTATCAGTGGGTTTTGAAGAAAGCGTagctttaatagaaaaaacttttgaagtATCTGGCCCATTCGATGGATTGCTTGGATTCTCCCAAGGGGCATCATTCGTTTCTATTCTCTGTGCCATGCAAGAGAAAAAAc TTTCCCCCATACAGTTTGATTTTGCGATCCTGGTTTCCGGTTTTAAGTCACTTTGTGAGCCACACGCTATTTACTACAAAGAAGTAAAATTCGACTTACCAACTTTGCACGTTTATGGAGAGGGCGACAAAATAATTCCCACCA TGGCAGCAGAGTTATTGGAACTATTTTCCGacccaaaaaagtattttatacaCGAAGGTGGTCACTACGTTccaggaaaaaaaaacatttataacgaTTTTATCCAGGAGATGTTAGCAAAAAAATCTGCTCGAAAAGAAACTCTCAATTAA
- the LOC117178870 gene encoding cysteine and histidine-rich domain-containing protein yields the protein MIRSGSVERLMREETAEIAGLNVKMVPDKVLVNCYNRGCGQKFDPDNNGADACLHHPGEPVFHDAYKYFSCCNKKCTDFTEFLNTKGCTKSCHSDVKPPEPEKPLVDKSKAHEVIEVRSEITTSPTLQRPPFDTPCETLKPTVSPALLEQIKGLKTSSESEINSSQVVIGESCKNKSCKAIYKGPESNNEICLHHPGVPIFHEGMKFWSCCQKRTTDFNAFLEQVGCAEGEHVWIAQNTDKNVKCRLDWHQTGTFVYISIYAKKYDPNQSSVKLNPIRLMVDLYFPEESSRYNLDSELRGIVDIEQSAVSMLPTKLEIKLRKKEPGSWAQLDFPRKQTPQSDESEETDSGSISARVDAVDLSDL from the exons atgattcgaTCGGGTAGTGTTGAGCGATTAATGAGAGAAGAAACTGCTGAAATTGCAGGCCTTAATGTGAAAATGGTTCCCGACAAAGTTTTGGTAAATTGTTATAATCGAGGCTGCGGGCAGAAGTTCGATCCTGATAACAATGGAGCGG ATGCTTGTCTTCACCATCCGGGTGAGCCAGTCTTTCACGACGCGTATAAATATTTCTCCTGTTGCAACAAAAAGTGCACGGATTTTACGGAATTTCTGAACACCAAGGGCTGCACAAAGTCTTGTCATTCGGATGTGAAACCACCAGAACCTGAGAAGCCATTAGTGGACAAATCCAAGGCCCACGAAGTGATAGAAGTCCGTAGCGAAATTACCACGAGTCCCACCTTACAGAGACCTCCCTTCGATACTCCATGTGAAACTCTAAAACCCACCGTCTCTCCTGCACTTTTAGAACAAATAAAAGGACTAAAAACTTCCTCAGAATCAGAGATAAATTCTTCGCAAGTAGTGATTGGCGAAAGTTGCAAAAATAAGTCTTGCAAAGCTATTTACAAAGGTCCGGAGTCCAATAATGAAATTTGCCTTCATCATCCGGGCGTGCCGATCTTTCACGAGGGGATGAAATTTTGGTCTTGCTGCCAAAAGAGAACTACTGACTTTAATGCATTTTTGGAACAGGTTGGATGCGCTGAAGGAGAGCATGTGTGGATTGCGcag AATACGGATAAGAATGTAAAATGCAGATTGGACTGGCATCAAACAGGAACCTTCGTTTATATTTCGATTTACGCCAAGAAATACGATCCTAATCAATCTTCAGTGAAATTGAATCCTATTCGTTTGATGGTTGATTTGTACTTTCCAGAAGAGAGTTCTAGGTACAATCTCGACAGCGAATTGAGAGGG ATCGTAGACATTGAGCAAAGTGCTGTTAGTATGCTACCCACAAAATTAGAGATTAAATTGAGGAAAAAGGAGCCTGGTTCTTGGGCACAATTGGACTTTCCCCGAAAGCAGACACCACAATCAGATGAATCTGAAGAAACAGATAGCGGCAGTATTAGCGCACGAGTAGACGCGGTGGACCTTAGTGATCTTTAA